In the genome of Bremerella sp. P1, the window TCCAACGATCTTCGTCGATCTCTTCGTCTTGATACGTGCCCGATAGCGTGTTCTTGTTGCCTTGGCGGCGAACGATTTGGAGATCTTCGCCGTCGGCCATGGTTAGCTGGGCGGTGGCCTTCATCTTCTTTTTCGTCGAATCGGGCGCAAACGGGTTGCTCTTGGCGTGCAAGAACCCGAACAGCAGTTCGCGTACTGCTTGCAGTAGCGTCGACTTGCCTGCCTCGTTTCGGCCATAGACAACTTGCAGGCTATGGGTCTGAAACGCGAAGCCTTGCTCGACGTGAATGCCGTAGTTTTCCAGTTCCAGGTGACGTAATTTCATTCGCTTGCGGCCCCTAATCGACTGCGGAGAAGCTGCTCGGCTGCGGTGATCCACTGAGGCAGACGCTCGTCCAAGGTTCCTTCGTCGCTCAAGGCGATGTGCTGAGCACTCACTTTGTCGAGCACCGGTTTGACGAGTTCTTCCAGCTGCTTCGTCGCTTCCTTGTCCTCTTGAACCTGGTCGAACTGCTGGGCGATCGATCCCCAAAGATCGTGCGTATCTTGAAGCGAAGCCTGGGACTCCGGCTGCGTTTCGAAGCGGATCTTTTCGATCCAGATCTCGTCGTCAATGGCTTCGGCGGCGTTGTGAATTTCGCCCAGCACTTCGCCCCGCTTGATCAGATCGGACAGCTGCTCATGAACTCTCGTTGCCCCGCAGAAGGTCAGACGAAAGGCCGACCCGAGTCCCTGGTGCTGGTCGTGGCCTGCTTGAATCGCGGAGCCTGCTTTGGCCAAAACACCTTCCAGCGAGGTTTCCTGCGAGACGTCAAGAACCAGTTCCTGCCAACGCAGGGAATCGGTCGGATGAAAGGTAACCTCCTTGAGCGACTCCCCTTCCACTTCGGCAATCAGGCATCCTTTGGCACCCGGTTCGCGAATGTGACGCCCTTGAGGATTGCCGCTGTAAGCGACGTACGGCTCGGTGGAAAGAGGTTCTGTATTTCGCAGATGAATGTGCCCCAAGGCCCAGTAGTCGTAACCACGGCTGCGGAGTGTTTCGATGGTCGTGGGAGCGTACGTATCGTGATGTTCGTTACCGGTCAGGCTGGTGTGAAGCATGGCGACATTGAACATCCCGTTGACGCGCTGCGGATACTTTGCGGCGAGGTCGATCATCACTTCGCGGTCGGCAAAGCCTTGGCCGTGAATCGCGATACCGATGTCTTCCAGGGCAATCGTCGTTGGGTTGTCATGAGGAAGTTCGATCACGTTCTCGGGCCAGCGAATCTTGCGTTGAATCTGGCTGACGGCATCATGGTTGCCGCGAATGTAATAGACCCCAATATCTGCATCGGCCAAGCGGCGGAATTGACCGGCAACCCACTGGCCGGAATGCATGTCCTTCCAATCGCCGTCGAACAGGTCACCTGCGATCAAGATGAACGCCACCTGCTGTTCGATTGCTAAGTCGACGATACGCTCAAGCGCCGTACGGGTCGCACGCTGGACGCGGCGCATCATCGCTTCGTCGCGCACGGCGAGGCCTCGCAGTGGGCTGTCGATATGAAGATCGGCAGTGTGAATGAATTTCGTCATGAAGTACTTTTTTCCTGCCATGTGATGATCTTCGGTCCGTGCACGAAGAACAGCGTGCCTCGGATGGCTGAGCTGGGGAGCTTGAAGATCTGGGCGACTGCCTGGCGATAGGCGTTGACCTGAGGGCGATAGTGGTCGACTTTTTCCTTCAAGGCAGACTCGTCCTCGAAGGAATCGGTTTTGAAATCGATCACGTCGGCGGCAACCACCTGGCCGCCACGTTGTACCAAGACGAGCCGGTCGATGGACCCACGCAAGACCGAACCTTGGTGCGTGATCGCGAAGGGGAACTCGCGATGCACACTTAATACGTCCTTGGCGTTTGCCCCGGACCACCAGGCCTTGGCGAGGTACTGTTGGTTACTGAGAAGCTCGCCCGCTGGGCCAGATTTCAGGATCGATTCAAAGTGACTGAAGGCTCCGTCGTAGGCAAACTCGCCGTACTGGGCCCGTGCCGAAGCGATCATCTGCTCTCGATCAGCGGTAAACGTTTCAATCCAGCCGACTGACTCCATCCAGTGATGCATGGCCGAACCGTACTGCATTCCGGCAGTCACCACCTGTTGCTTGAGCAAGTCCTTGACGCGTCGCATACGCCCGCCTTCGAGAGACGATGGGGCAACGAACTCGCCCAGCGCACCTTGTGGCGTTGGTTTGAGCTGAATGGGAAGTCGCTCCTCGGCCGCTGCCTGAGTCGATTCGGTTTCATCCGCCTTCATTTCGAGCGACTCGTACCAGGTAGAATCGCCTTTTTCATAAAGCAGCTGATTTTCTTCGGGGAAGGGAATCTCAGTGAGGCCGTTGAGGATGATGCCTGAGAATGACTTGGATGGGCCATCGCCGCCGGACTTGGGTTTCGGACGCGGCTTGATGACCATGTGCAGAGCATGCACGGCGCGGGTCAATGCGACGTACAGCACACATAGCGATTCGACGACGTTCTTTTGCTGCGTTTCCTCGAAGATCGTTTGAACCGCGTCAGGCAGCATCGGTTGAAGCGACTCGGATACGTAATGGGTTACGCCACTGATCGGTCCGATCTGATCGTCACGCCGCAGCACGAAACTGTCGGTTTGCGGTGGGATTCGGTTGTCCAGCTCAGGCAGGAAGACCGCATCGAATTCCAAGCCTTTGGACTGATGGATGTTCATCACGCGGACTGCCGCACTCGACGAATCACCCACACGCTGCGATTGAATGAAGCGGACAAAGTCCTGGCTGCGGAGCGTAGCTTTCGATTGGTAAGCGAACGCCAGACGTTCCAGCTGTTCCAGACGCCGCTGTTCCCGCGGGGTGCACTCAGGATGAAGGTGCTTGGCCCAGCGGCTGATGGCTGCGCCGTATCCATCGACCAGCAGTTCGCGTCGCAGACCATTGGCGACCTCTTCCCACTGCGAATTGCTTTGGACTGCCGATCCCAGTAATTCGACCAACGGCGACTGAACCACATGGAAGCGAGCTGCCGTGTTGCCGGGGTGATCGATCCACTCCAGAAGCGACAGCATGAGCTGCACGGCGGCCGAATCAGTAAGCGGGTTACCCCCTTCTTCACTGGCCATCACATCCAGCTCGCGAAGCAGGTAGATCATCGACGCGATTGTCGCATTGCGTCGAACGAGAACGCCGATCGAGATGTGCGGCGCTTGGCGATGAAGTTCTGCTACCCGATTGGCGGTTAAAGCGATGACCTGATCGTCCGATGGCTTCCCTTCGATGTCCATCGGGGCTGACTCGAGCGTCACATGCCCTGGTAATTCTTCGCGGGCCGTCTCGTGGGGGTGGAAGAAGTTGAGCCAGTGATCAATACCACTGCGCATCTTCCCAGCAGCCGGGAAATTACGAAGCTTGCCGAAGATACGATTCACCGTCTCCATGATCAAAGGGGACGAGCGGTAGCTCTTGTCCATGTCCTCGGGATTGATCCCAGGCAGCGTCTTTTGAACGGCATCGAAGATTTCAGCGACACCTCCACGCCAGGCGTAGATGGCCTGCTTCATGTCCCCCACGCACAGGATCGAGCGGTCCTTCGGCTGGGTGGCGATCTTCTGGGCGACCGGCCGAATCACGTCCCATTGCACCGGCGAGGTGTCCTGGAACTCGTCGAGCAAGAGATGCTCGATCTTTCGGTCGAGCCGAAACTGGTTTTGAATGTCGGAGCTGTTCTCCAACGCGTCACTCAACCGGCGCGTCACGTCTTCAAAGCGGTATCCACGGTGTTGCCACTTGAGACGTTCGTAGTGAGTATGAAAACGATCCAGTAGTTGGTAGGCACCGCGATTCTGATCGATCGTACGTCCGATCAGAATGCTCTGCACATAACGCACTAGCGTTTGATACACGCGGACGACGTCGTCAGGAATTGGCTTGCGGCTGTAGGTGTCTTCGCCTGCGATGATCTTGGGCGGTAGGCCAGTGTCGAGGAACTTGGGCCACAACTGATCGCGAAACCGCTGGACATCGGCCACCATGGCCTTCTTCAGCGCCTTTTGATCCGCCGGGTAGCTGTCGAGAAACTCGATGGCATCCTCTACTTCCTTTTCCTTTGGAGCGGCAGCCATCGAAAGAACTTGCCACGA includes:
- a CDS encoding UvrD-helicase domain-containing protein, with translation MSANPTPFPNTLIRASAGSGKTFRLSSRYLGIVAHSGRPDEILATTFTRKAAGEILDRIMMRLAVAAIDPDKLDELNGSLEGDPLTKEDCLRTLQKIPQQMHRLQVKTLDSHFIRLAQCFSFELGLPPDWTIIDDVDDQRLRMDAVNRVLAHPETNEVIQLLHLLSKGSSERSVSRLVMSVVNDLYGVYLESDENSWQVLSMAAAPKEKEVEDAIEFLDSYPADQKALKKAMVADVQRFRDQLWPKFLDTGLPPKIIAGEDTYSRKPIPDDVVRVYQTLVRYVQSILIGRTIDQNRGAYQLLDRFHTHYERLKWQHRGYRFEDVTRRLSDALENSSDIQNQFRLDRKIEHLLLDEFQDTSPVQWDVIRPVAQKIATQPKDRSILCVGDMKQAIYAWRGGVAEIFDAVQKTLPGINPEDMDKSYRSSPLIMETVNRIFGKLRNFPAAGKMRSGIDHWLNFFHPHETAREELPGHVTLESAPMDIEGKPSDDQVIALTANRVAELHRQAPHISIGVLVRRNATIASMIYLLRELDVMASEEGGNPLTDSAAVQLMLSLLEWIDHPGNTAARFHVVQSPLVELLGSAVQSNSQWEEVANGLRRELLVDGYGAAISRWAKHLHPECTPREQRRLEQLERLAFAYQSKATLRSQDFVRFIQSQRVGDSSSAAVRVMNIHQSKGLEFDAVFLPELDNRIPPQTDSFVLRRDDQIGPISGVTHYVSESLQPMLPDAVQTIFEETQQKNVVESLCVLYVALTRAVHALHMVIKPRPKPKSGGDGPSKSFSGIILNGLTEIPFPEENQLLYEKGDSTWYESLEMKADETESTQAAAEERLPIQLKPTPQGALGEFVAPSSLEGGRMRRVKDLLKQQVVTAGMQYGSAMHHWMESVGWIETFTADREQMIASARAQYGEFAYDGAFSHFESILKSGPAGELLSNQQYLAKAWWSGANAKDVLSVHREFPFAITHQGSVLRGSIDRLVLVQRGGQVVAADVIDFKTDSFEDESALKEKVDHYRPQVNAYRQAVAQIFKLPSSAIRGTLFFVHGPKIITWQEKSTS
- a CDS encoding metallophosphoesterase family protein encodes the protein MTKFIHTADLHIDSPLRGLAVRDEAMMRRVQRATRTALERIVDLAIEQQVAFILIAGDLFDGDWKDMHSGQWVAGQFRRLADADIGVYYIRGNHDAVSQIQRKIRWPENVIELPHDNPTTIALEDIGIAIHGQGFADREVMIDLAAKYPQRVNGMFNVAMLHTSLTGNEHHDTYAPTTIETLRSRGYDYWALGHIHLRNTEPLSTEPYVAYSGNPQGRHIREPGAKGCLIAEVEGESLKEVTFHPTDSLRWQELVLDVSQETSLEGVLAKAGSAIQAGHDQHQGLGSAFRLTFCGATRVHEQLSDLIKRGEVLGEIHNAAEAIDDEIWIEKIRFETQPESQASLQDTHDLWGSIAQQFDQVQEDKEATKQLEELVKPVLDKVSAQHIALSDEGTLDERLPQWITAAEQLLRSRLGAASE